The genomic stretch TCGAATCACCAGCAAAAGCTAGAACTATTAAAAACTTTTTGGGGAAAGATTATGATGTGATTGCATCCAAGGGTCACATTAGAGATCTACCTAAATCACGTTTTGGTATAGAGATAGATGAAGAGACTCATACTATCGTTCCAAAATATTCTGTGGCAAAAGAGAACGCTCCAACAGTAAAAGAGATAAAAGAAAAAGCCAAAAAAGCAGATACTATCTATATCGCGACCGATGAGGACCGCGAAGGGGAAGCGATTGGATGGCACATAGCACACGCTATCAAAAAAGATCCTCAGGAACTACCGCGTATAGTATTTCACGAGATCACGAAAAATGCTATTAAACATGCACTTGAGTCTGCTCGTAAAATAGATATGGATATGGTAAATGCGCAACAAGCACGTCGTTTACTTGACCGTATCGTTGGTTATAAACTCTCTCCTTTATTAAGTTCAAAGATCCAAAAAGGTTTAAGCGGCGGTAGAGTTCAGAGTTCAACTTTAAAACTTGTAGTTGATCGTGAAAAAGAGATCAAGGCATTCGTTCCTGAAGAATATTGGAGCATAGATACAACTTTTAAAACAAATATTGAAGCAAATCTCATTAAACATAAAAGTGAGAAGATAGAAAAACTTACAATTAAAAACAAAGAGACTGCTGCTGCAATAGTTGAAAGTGTAAAGAACGATAGTTTTACAATCGAAAAGATTGAAACAAAACAGAGAAAGAGTTCAACTCCGCCACCGTTTATGACTTCAACTCTACAACAAACGGCGTCTTCAAAACTCGGTTTTTCTCCGAAAAAGACTATGATGCTGGCACAGGCACTCTATGAAGGTGTAAAAACTCCTGATGGGACGAGTGGTGTTATCACATACATGAGAACCGATTCACTTAACCTTGCAAAAGAAGCTGTAGACGCTGTTCGCGGAATTATTGAAAGCCGTTACGGAGAAAAATATCTTCCAAAAAGTGCAAAAGTTTACACTAAAAAAGCAAAAGGTGCACAAGAGGCTCACGAAGCCATCCGTCCTACAATGTTGCAGTTTACTCCTGAGGTAGCAAGCAAATACCTTAAAGCTGATGAGTTAAAACTTTACCGTCTTATTTATGAGCGTTTCATGGCGTGTCAAATGGAAGATGCAGTATTTGAGCAACAATCTATCATTTTTAAAGGGAATGAAAACGAGTACCGTGCAAGTGGTAGAAAACTGATTTTTGAAGGTTTCTACAAAGTAACGGGAACTGAAGATAAAGATAAACTGCTTCCAACTTTAAAAGAGGGTGATACAGCTGAGATCGAGAAGATCAAACCGGAGCAACACTTTACCGAGCCACCTTCACGTTACTCTGAAGCAAGCCTGATTAAAAAACTTGAAGCTGAGGGTGTTGGACGTCCATCGACATATGCACCGACTATCGCGACACTTACAAACAGAACATATGTAAGTATTGAGAAAAAGCAGATCATCCCGACTGAGATCGCTTTTACGGTTACAGAAATCTTAGAAAAGCACTTCTCTAACATTGTAGATATCAACTTCACTGCAAATATGGAAGAACAACTCGAGGAGATTGCAGAGGGTGATATAGACTGGGAAAAACTTCTTATCGATTTTTACGATAAGTTTATGCAGCAAATCGAAGATGGTAAAGAGCAGATAGTTTCACTAAAAATGGCAAAACCTCTCGGACGTAACTGCCCTAAATGTGGAAGTGAACTGCTTCTTCGTTCCGGACGTTTCGGTCAGTTTGTTGCATGTAGCGGATTCCCTAAATGTAAATACACTGAACAAGTGGATGAAGAGGGCAACAAAATAGAGAAAAAAGAGGAAGTTGCAGAGGATAAATGTGACAAATGTGGTGGAGACATGGTAATTAAAAATGGTCGTAACGGTCAATTTTTAGCATGTGCGAACTACCCTGATTGTAAAAATACGAAAAGTATCCAGGTTGAGGAAAAAGTGAGTGAAACTCCTTGTCCGGACTGTGGCGGAAAACTGAGTCTGAAAAACTCAAGACGTGGGCCGTTCTGGGGATGTGAAAACTATCCGGATTGTAAATTTATTTCAAAATTTGAACCAACAACTATTAAGTGTACACAAGATGGCTGTGACGGCGTGTTAGCTCCACGTACATTTAGAAACAAAGAGGTATATGAGTGTGTTAAATGTAAGACAAAAACACCTCGTGAAGAGATTGATCAGAAATAAAACCTCAAAACTTTCAAAAACATCTGTAAAGATAGGTATTATTTCTGATTCCCATACTAAAGCAAATCGTGCTATAAAAGCTATCGATATGCTTTTAGAAAAGGGAGCTGAATTTTTTATCCATGCCGGTGATATCGTTGAAGAAGAGACATTACAATATTTAGAAAACACCGGGAAAAGATATGTAGCTGTTTACGGGAACAATGATGCCCATTTAGTGTATCTGCACAACAGGTACAATTTGGTACAGGAACCGAACTACTTTAAACTAGCGAGTACAACATTTAAATTGATGCACCTGCCCTTTTATATGTCTAACGATGCCGAAGTGGTAATATTTGGTCATACACATAAGTTTAGTGTAGAATACAAAGGGGAAACACTCTACCTCAATCCCGGAGAAGTGTGTGCAAGAAACAAACCACTCTCAGAGTGTGTACTGCTAGAAGTAACGCCCCAGCTATTTGATGTAAAATATTTTACAAGGAAGAAAAAAAAGGAGTTTACACTTGAAAAAGAGCTCTCCTTTGAGAGGAAATAGAAGATGAGTGAGAAAATATTTTTATGCTCGATCTGTAATATCAACAGCGGTACATGTAAAGAGGATTGTAAATTTTGTTCTCAAAGTGTGAGATATAAAGCTGACATTGAACGTTATAAACAAAAGCCTATTGAAGAGATCAAAAAAGAAGCGATTGCAGCCCGTGATAACGGTGCACTCGGATTTTGTTTAGTAACTGCAGACAAAGGGCTTAACGACAAAACGTTAGAGTTTGTATGTTCTACTGCTAAAGAGGTGCAAAAAGTGGCACCTGAACTTCGCCTAATTGCATGTAACGGTACAGCTTCTGTAGAGCAGTTACAAGAGCTAAAAAAAGCGGGTATTAAAGCATATAACCATAACTTGGAAACTAGTGAAGCTTTTTATCCGCAAATCTGTACGACACACCCGTGGAGCGAGCGCTTTGAAACATGTCAAAACGTTAACGAAGTTGGACTGGTTCTTATTAGCGGCGGGATCTTCGGACTTGGTGAAACGCAAGCTGATCGTGAAAGTATGTTAGCATCACTAAAAGAGCTAAACCCTACAAGTGTACCGATAAACTTTTACCATCACAATCCTGCTTTAGAGTTACAGCCAAATCCTCTAAAAGTGGAAGAAGCACTGGAGTTAATAAAACTCACTCGCGAAACACTTCCTGATGCTGAGCGTATTATGGTTGCAGGGGGACGTGAACTTATGTTTGGCGAAAGACAAACGGAGATCTTTAAATACGGTGCAAACTCTATAGTGATTGGAAACTATCTTACAACTGCAGGTCGTGAGATGAATAAAGACTTGGAGATGCTCAAATCACTGCATCTTGAAGTGGCAACAAAGGTAGGAAAATAAGATGACTCACGGTGTAGGTGATAATGTTGTTTTAATCATAACAATATCGCTCATCATCATCTTTTCTCCATTTATAGCACGAGTTGTAAAACTCCCGACAACCCCTAGTGAGATTATTCTTGGTTCTATTTTCGGATATATCGGACTTATACATGATGAACACCTCTTTGAACTTGTAGCCGAGTTTGGATTTTTATACCTTATGTTTATTGCAGGGACTGAGATCAACCTCAAAAACGTTCTTAAAACCCCTACGAATATTATCAAGAAAACTGTTCTTTACCTCGTATTTTTATACGCCTTTTCTATCGCTTTTTCACTTCAGTTTGAGCTTGGAAACGTCTTTATGGTGCTCCTGCCACTTATCTCGGTGGGACTTGTAGCCTCTCTCTCAAAAGAGTACGGCAAAACCCATTGGCTTGAGCTTTCAATGACGGTAGGAGGGATTGGAGAGGTTGCTTCTATCTTTATCCTTACGATCACTTCGGCAGCCCTGCAGTCAGGTATAGGCTTAGGACTGTTTCAAACTATCTTTGCACTCCTTGTATTTATCTTTATCATGTTTCTTGTTTTTAGATCTATGCAGCTTGTATTTTGGTGGTTTCCGGCAATCTCGACGGCACTTATGCCGCATGAAGACAACAAAGAACAGGACATCCGTTTATCTATGGGGATCTTTTTTCTTCTAATAGGGGCTATGCTTTACCTCGATCTGGAACTTGCTTTCGGGGCATTTTTAGCGGGTATCTTTATCCCTAGTTTCTTTGAGCATAAACATGAACTACCCGAAAAACTTTCATCCTACGGTTTTGGATTTTTAATCCCAATCTTTTTTATCCATATCGGTACGGCATTTAATCTTGATGCGCTACTTATGGATGGTCTAGTTTTAAAAGCACTTATAATTACAGGTATTATGATACTTATGCGCGTTATAGCTTCCTTAGTATTTATCAAAAATCTCGGCTTTGTTGATTCAGTTCTTATGGGGCTTTCACACTCTATGCCTTTAACGCTTTTGATCGCAATGGCAACATTAGCATACAATGCAAACTCTATAGATAAATTACACTATTTCGCATTTATCTTAGCGGCATTATTTCAGGTTATATCTGTTATGATAATTATCAAGCTTATAAATATTTATAAAGAGAAAAAAGAGACAAAGGTAGAATAATGGCTAGGTCGGTTTTGCTTCAACTTGCACGTGATTCTATCCAAGAGGTTATAGAAGCAACCAATACGATCGATCATGCATCACTTCTACAGGAACATCCTCTACTAAGTCAGAATATCCCTACAGAGGTAAAAATATTTATTGAAGAGGAGCTTCGCGGTAGTTACAAGATAAATGAAGCACTCTCTCTTTTGCAAAATGTAATTATTGCCGCAAAAAAAGCTGCTTTTGAAGATAAAAACTTCACACCGCTGACTACTTCAGAGTATCTTCGCTGCTCTCTTGAGATCACACTCGATACAGCCGAGGGAATTATCTCCCAAAAAGATGAACCGATATTAAGCTAATTTCTCCGGAAAATAGGTCATAAATTTTTGTAATTTCGGTGCAATCACCACTTGGCAATACCCCTGCATCGGATTTAAATTATAGTAGTTTTGATGATAAGCTTCTGCAGGATATACATCGCCTAACGGGCTTACTTCAGTCACGATAGGATCGCTAAAATCTGCTTGATGTTTTTTGATCGAATCCTCTATAGTTTGCTTCTCATCATCGTTAGCATAGTAGATTACGGAGCGATATTGTGTCCCTTTGTCGGCACCTTGTTGGTTGAGTGTTGTAGGGTTGTGTACCGCAAAAAAGATATCTAAAATCTCTTCTAACGTAATCACATC from Sulfurimonas sp. hsl 1-7 encodes the following:
- the topA gene encoding type I DNA topoisomerase, with product MNLIIVESPAKARTIKNFLGKDYDVIASKGHIRDLPKSRFGIEIDEETHTIVPKYSVAKENAPTVKEIKEKAKKADTIYIATDEDREGEAIGWHIAHAIKKDPQELPRIVFHEITKNAIKHALESARKIDMDMVNAQQARRLLDRIVGYKLSPLLSSKIQKGLSGGRVQSSTLKLVVDREKEIKAFVPEEYWSIDTTFKTNIEANLIKHKSEKIEKLTIKNKETAAAIVESVKNDSFTIEKIETKQRKSSTPPPFMTSTLQQTASSKLGFSPKKTMMLAQALYEGVKTPDGTSGVITYMRTDSLNLAKEAVDAVRGIIESRYGEKYLPKSAKVYTKKAKGAQEAHEAIRPTMLQFTPEVASKYLKADELKLYRLIYERFMACQMEDAVFEQQSIIFKGNENEYRASGRKLIFEGFYKVTGTEDKDKLLPTLKEGDTAEIEKIKPEQHFTEPPSRYSEASLIKKLEAEGVGRPSTYAPTIATLTNRTYVSIEKKQIIPTEIAFTVTEILEKHFSNIVDINFTANMEEQLEEIAEGDIDWEKLLIDFYDKFMQQIEDGKEQIVSLKMAKPLGRNCPKCGSELLLRSGRFGQFVACSGFPKCKYTEQVDEEGNKIEKKEEVAEDKCDKCGGDMVIKNGRNGQFLACANYPDCKNTKSIQVEEKVSETPCPDCGGKLSLKNSRRGPFWGCENYPDCKFISKFEPTTIKCTQDGCDGVLAPRTFRNKEVYECVKCKTKTPREEIDQK
- a CDS encoding YfcE family phosphodiesterase; this translates as MKRLIRNKTSKLSKTSVKIGIISDSHTKANRAIKAIDMLLEKGAEFFIHAGDIVEEETLQYLENTGKRYVAVYGNNDAHLVYLHNRYNLVQEPNYFKLASTTFKLMHLPFYMSNDAEVVIFGHTHKFSVEYKGETLYLNPGEVCARNKPLSECVLLEVTPQLFDVKYFTRKKKKEFTLEKELSFERK
- a CDS encoding biotin synthase, with product MSEKIFLCSICNINSGTCKEDCKFCSQSVRYKADIERYKQKPIEEIKKEAIAARDNGALGFCLVTADKGLNDKTLEFVCSTAKEVQKVAPELRLIACNGTASVEQLQELKKAGIKAYNHNLETSEAFYPQICTTHPWSERFETCQNVNEVGLVLISGGIFGLGETQADRESMLASLKELNPTSVPINFYHHNPALELQPNPLKVEEALELIKLTRETLPDAERIMVAGGRELMFGERQTEIFKYGANSIVIGNYLTTAGREMNKDLEMLKSLHLEVATKVGK
- a CDS encoding cation:proton antiporter; the encoded protein is MTHGVGDNVVLIITISLIIIFSPFIARVVKLPTTPSEIILGSIFGYIGLIHDEHLFELVAEFGFLYLMFIAGTEINLKNVLKTPTNIIKKTVLYLVFLYAFSIAFSLQFELGNVFMVLLPLISVGLVASLSKEYGKTHWLELSMTVGGIGEVASIFILTITSAALQSGIGLGLFQTIFALLVFIFIMFLVFRSMQLVFWWFPAISTALMPHEDNKEQDIRLSMGIFFLLIGAMLYLDLELAFGAFLAGIFIPSFFEHKHELPEKLSSYGFGFLIPIFFIHIGTAFNLDALLMDGLVLKALIITGIMILMRVIASLVFIKNLGFVDSVLMGLSHSMPLTLLIAMATLAYNANSIDKLHYFAFILAALFQVISVMIIIKLINIYKEKKETKVE
- a CDS encoding AMMECR1 domain-containing protein, which codes for MARSVLLQLARDSIQEVIEATNTIDHASLLQEHPLLSQNIPTEVKIFIEEELRGSYKINEALSLLQNVIIAAKKAAFEDKNFTPLTTSEYLRCSLEITLDTAEGIISQKDEPILS
- the msrA gene encoding peptide-methionine (S)-S-oxide reductase MsrA, translating into MDKRRVVLGGGCFWCVEAVYRNVKGVLSAVSGYTGGARPNPTYENVCSGATGHAEIVDITFDNDVITLEEILDIFFAVHNPTTLNQQGADKGTQYRSVIYYANDDEKQTIEDSIKKHQADFSDPIVTEVSPLGDVYPAEAYHQNYYNLNPMQGYCQVVIAPKLQKFMTYFPEKLA